A window of the Gordonia humi genome harbors these coding sequences:
- a CDS encoding IclR family transcriptional regulator: MQALKRLLAILDIVAATGAASPAEIAAQMDLPFSTVARLTRQLAEEGLLVRGGESSRYEIGWRIFDLAAAGQGSFDLGAAAVPVMTGLRDRCAETVSLHVRSGDQRVCVAAVQSEAELRRVVDPGSVQGLVDTTGGEVLLAGEVDGEASAAVGRLDLSPDDVDALAVRLASIRARGYSVGVNEKLGITAISVPVEHAGRTAAVLSVSGPMFRFSSNAAEGLAADMIDVAAHIARLIPGGPGHAAP, encoded by the coding sequence ATGCAAGCGCTGAAGCGGTTGTTGGCGATTCTGGACATTGTGGCGGCTACCGGGGCTGCGAGCCCGGCGGAGATCGCCGCACAGATGGACCTGCCGTTCTCAACGGTCGCCCGGCTGACACGCCAGTTGGCCGAAGAAGGCCTCCTGGTTCGCGGCGGCGAGTCCAGTCGGTACGAGATCGGTTGGCGGATCTTCGATCTCGCAGCTGCGGGGCAGGGCTCATTCGATCTCGGCGCCGCAGCGGTGCCGGTGATGACCGGCCTCCGGGATCGCTGTGCCGAGACCGTGTCGCTCCACGTTCGCAGTGGAGACCAGCGGGTCTGCGTCGCCGCCGTCCAGAGCGAGGCCGAACTGCGACGGGTCGTCGATCCGGGGTCCGTCCAGGGGCTGGTCGACACAACGGGAGGTGAGGTCCTTCTGGCGGGCGAGGTCGATGGTGAGGCGTCGGCGGCCGTCGGTCGTCTCGACCTCTCGCCCGACGACGTCGACGCGCTGGCTGTGCGGCTGGCCTCGATCCGTGCCCGCGGGTATTCGGTCGGTGTCAACGAGAAGTTGGGGATCACCGCGATCTCGGTGCCGGTGGAGCACGCGGGGCGGACCGCGGCGGTACTCAGCGTGTCGGGGCCGATGTTTCGCTTCTCGTCGAACGCGGCCGAGGGGCTCGCCGCCGACATGATCGACGTCGCCGCACACATCGCGCGACTCATTCCGGGCGGACCTGGGCACGCGGCGCCGTAG
- a CDS encoding sugar phosphate isomerase/epimerase family protein, giving the protein MTFDSPTSPPYSAIDSSGFLEAATAVGCTHIGWDTLTIASDITSVAGRARLVESSENLGMTCTDIGVLRVGSGRGRQDAETLADLIGRFDDAPVCNAVIEDPVDDSVVDELKACADLIADAGSYLCLEFMAYGPLPRLDAAMDIVDRVGWERCRLLLDSWHLLHSTDDHASLIALVHSLTPAQIGLVQVADGVGFARSTVDFADRSRLGRRCPGDGDHPLSDMTRAIAAIGFTGPLSAEVLSYGAGRPTPATAASELWKSLGDLTTDAGATAPRAQVRPE; this is encoded by the coding sequence ATGACCTTCGATTCCCCGACGAGCCCTCCGTACAGCGCAATCGACTCCAGCGGTTTCCTGGAGGCAGCGACGGCAGTCGGATGCACACACATCGGGTGGGACACCCTGACGATCGCGTCCGACATCACCTCCGTGGCAGGCCGCGCACGGCTCGTCGAATCATCCGAGAATCTGGGCATGACCTGCACCGACATCGGCGTTCTACGAGTCGGTTCCGGTCGTGGCCGTCAGGACGCGGAGACACTGGCCGACCTCATCGGCCGGTTCGACGACGCCCCGGTCTGCAATGCGGTGATCGAAGATCCGGTCGACGACAGCGTCGTCGACGAGCTGAAGGCGTGCGCTGATCTGATCGCCGATGCGGGTTCGTACCTGTGCTTGGAATTCATGGCGTACGGGCCGCTGCCCAGACTCGACGCCGCGATGGACATCGTCGACCGGGTCGGCTGGGAGCGGTGTCGACTGCTTCTGGACAGCTGGCACCTGCTGCACAGCACCGACGACCACGCGTCGCTCATCGCACTCGTACACAGTCTGACCCCTGCGCAGATCGGGCTCGTTCAGGTCGCCGACGGCGTCGGATTCGCCCGAAGCACAGTCGATTTCGCCGATCGCAGCCGACTCGGCCGCCGATGCCCCGGCGATGGAGACCACCCATTGTCGGACATGACACGCGCGATCGCCGCAATCGGCTTCACCGGTCCGTTGAGTGCCGAAGTGCTGTCCTACGGTGCGGGTCGACCGACGCCTGCCACGGCCGCATCGGAGCTGTGGAAGTCCCTCGGCGACCTCACGACCGACGCCGGCGCTACGGCGCCGCGTGCCCAGGTCCGCCCGGAATGA
- a CDS encoding NtaA/DmoA family FMN-dependent monooxygenase (This protein belongs to a clade of FMN-dependent monooxygenases, within a broader family of flavin-dependent oxidoreductases, the luciferase-like monooxygenase (LMM) family, some of whose members use coenzyme F420 rather than FMN.) yields the protein MTDSTPGQAKEIRLNMLEQCNPSFQAFGLWTHPRDVSTGYTSIDYWVEYAKMLERGLFDNFFLADVYGIPDVFEGRADGALKNGCQGPSLDPTVLLPAMAYATTNLCFTVTGSVTYEQPYQFARRFSTLDHMLDGRLGWNIVTSYLTSGAIAMGRDGLETHDTRYDIADEFLDGVYSLWEGSWDAGAVVRDKSAPLYVDPAKVRPVSLDGEHYRFTAIAATETSPQRTPVLFQAGTSSRGKAFAAAHAEGVYINGTSKEVVAGHIADFRKVAADSGRDPRALKFFMGISVFVDDTEQAAKDRHAEYLQYSSTEGLMAMLSGAMGIDLSQYPLDERIEFQENDSNRSVMEAMTRNNELTLRQALEARALNGTNLALVGSAEQVADELISWMDETDIDGFNIARIVNHETTQNFIDKVIPILQERGRYKAAYGEGTFRERLFGDGPHLPEDHPAAQKRQY from the coding sequence ATGACCGACAGCACGCCGGGGCAGGCGAAAGAGATCCGGCTGAACATGCTGGAGCAGTGCAATCCGAGTTTCCAGGCATTCGGTCTGTGGACGCACCCGCGGGACGTCTCGACCGGTTACACCTCCATCGACTATTGGGTCGAGTACGCGAAGATGCTTGAACGCGGTCTGTTCGACAACTTCTTCCTGGCCGACGTGTACGGCATCCCGGACGTATTCGAGGGGCGCGCCGACGGGGCGCTGAAGAACGGCTGCCAGGGTCCGAGTCTGGATCCGACGGTGCTGCTGCCCGCCATGGCCTACGCGACGACGAACCTCTGCTTCACCGTCACCGGCAGCGTCACTTACGAGCAGCCGTATCAGTTCGCGCGTCGGTTCTCCACCCTCGATCACATGCTCGACGGTCGACTAGGCTGGAACATCGTCACCAGTTATCTGACCAGCGGTGCCATCGCGATGGGCCGCGACGGACTCGAGACGCACGATACGCGCTACGACATCGCCGACGAGTTCCTCGACGGCGTCTACTCGTTATGGGAGGGGTCGTGGGACGCGGGCGCCGTCGTCCGGGACAAGAGTGCACCCCTGTACGTGGATCCGGCCAAGGTGCGACCGGTCTCATTGGACGGCGAACACTACCGGTTCACCGCGATCGCTGCCACCGAGACGTCGCCGCAGCGCACGCCGGTCCTCTTCCAGGCCGGGACATCGAGTCGGGGCAAGGCCTTCGCGGCCGCCCATGCGGAAGGCGTGTACATCAACGGCACGTCGAAGGAGGTCGTGGCCGGGCATATCGCCGACTTCCGCAAGGTCGCAGCCGATTCCGGGCGTGACCCGCGAGCGCTCAAATTCTTCATGGGCATCTCAGTGTTCGTCGATGACACCGAACAGGCGGCGAAGGATCGACACGCCGAATATCTGCAGTACTCCAGCACCGAGGGATTGATGGCGATGCTGTCGGGTGCGATGGGGATCGACCTGTCGCAGTACCCGCTCGACGAGCGCATCGAGTTCCAGGAGAACGACAGCAATCGGTCGGTCATGGAGGCGATGACGCGAAACAACGAACTCACTCTGCGTCAAGCACTCGAAGCGCGAGCCTTGAACGGCACGAACCTGGCGCTCGTCGGATCGGCCGAGCAGGTCGCCGACGAACTCATCAGCTGGATGGACGAGACCGACATCGACGGATTCAACATCGCGCGCATCGTCAACCATGAGACGACGCAGAACTTCATCGACAAGGTGATCCCGATTCTGCAGGAGCGTGGCCGGTACAAGGCGGCGTACGGCGAGGGCACGTTCCGCGAGCGGCTGTTCGGTGACGGGCCGCATCTGCCCGAGGACCATCCGGCGGCACAGAAGCGGCAGTACTGA
- a CDS encoding YciI family protein has translation MILVLGKYHTDIDKSGELFAAHKAYLGSLVDRRAVLASGPRDGGSVILVYGEDQQQARGLMEADPFHAAGVVSFEYTSFHVGLVDPASGLAEGC, from the coding sequence GTGATTCTCGTACTGGGGAAGTACCACACGGACATCGACAAGTCGGGCGAGCTCTTCGCGGCGCACAAGGCCTATTTGGGATCGCTCGTCGATCGTCGCGCCGTACTCGCGTCGGGACCGCGCGACGGCGGCTCGGTCATCCTGGTCTACGGCGAGGATCAGCAGCAGGCTCGGGGGTTGATGGAGGCGGACCCGTTCCATGCGGCGGGGGTGGTGTCGTTCGAGTACACCTCGTTCCACGTCGGGCTCGTCGACCCGGCCAGCGGTCTCGCGGAAGGATGTTGA
- a CDS encoding carboxymuconolactone decarboxylase family protein, whose product MGEPLIRPVGEPTTEQAALLAKAPTLPDGTIRNLFLTLAWHPTLLKRFNAMMGVFMRFNEVPDHDREVCILRVAARVGSRYELAQHIPIAQTCGVDDDLIEAVVALGDPSALPERAALLCAVADQILESGRISDDLWTRVREVFADESAALELVMLICLYRAAGDFMNIVGVAPEPDMEELLRSRAVDGA is encoded by the coding sequence ATGGGTGAGCCACTGATTCGCCCGGTCGGCGAACCCACCACTGAGCAGGCCGCATTGCTTGCGAAGGCGCCGACGCTGCCGGACGGAACGATCCGCAATCTGTTCCTGACACTCGCGTGGCATCCGACGCTGTTGAAGCGCTTCAACGCCATGATGGGCGTGTTCATGCGCTTCAACGAGGTCCCTGATCACGACCGCGAGGTCTGCATCCTCCGCGTCGCGGCCCGCGTCGGATCGCGATACGAACTGGCGCAGCACATTCCGATCGCGCAGACCTGCGGTGTCGACGACGACCTGATCGAGGCGGTCGTCGCACTCGGCGATCCCTCAGCGCTTCCCGAACGCGCGGCGTTGCTGTGCGCGGTCGCCGACCAGATCCTCGAGTCGGGTCGGATCTCCGACGACCTCTGGACACGGGTCCGAGAGGTCTTCGCCGACGAGTCGGCGGCGCTGGAACTGGTGATGCTCATCTGCCTGTACCGGGCGGCCGGCGACTTCATGAACATCGTCGGCGTGGCGCCGGAGCCGGACATGGAAGAGCTGCTGCGTTCGAGGGCGGTCGACGGCGCGTAA
- a CDS encoding NDMA-dependent alcohol dehydrogenase, with the protein MKTKAAVLLEAGRPFEIMELELDGPGAGEVLIKYTAAGLCHSDLHLTDGDLPPRYPIVGGHEGSGIIQEVGPGVTKVKPGDHVVCSFIPNCGTCRYCSTGRQNLCDMGATILEGSMPDGSFRFHGDGQDFGAMCMLGTFSEYATISQHSVVKVDDWLPLETAVLVGCGVPSGWGTAVNAGNLRAGDTAVIYGIGGLGINAVQGAVSAGCKYVVVVDPIEMKRNEALKFGATHAFATAEEAQEKVTELTWGQGADAALILVGTVDVPVVQAATAVIGKGGKVVITGLADPTKLTVQVSGTDLTLNQKTIMGTLFGSMNPQYDIVKLLRMYDAGELKLDELITKRYSLEDVNQGYEDLRNGLNVRGVIDHAV; encoded by the coding sequence ATGAAGACCAAAGCAGCAGTCCTCCTCGAAGCAGGCAGGCCGTTCGAGATCATGGAACTCGAGCTCGACGGCCCCGGTGCGGGCGAGGTGCTCATCAAGTACACGGCCGCCGGCCTGTGCCACTCGGACCTGCACCTGACCGACGGCGACCTGCCGCCCCGCTACCCCATCGTCGGCGGTCACGAGGGCTCCGGCATCATCCAGGAGGTCGGGCCGGGCGTCACCAAGGTGAAGCCGGGCGACCACGTGGTGTGCAGCTTCATCCCGAACTGCGGCACCTGTCGCTACTGCTCCACCGGCCGTCAGAACCTGTGTGACATGGGTGCGACGATCCTCGAGGGCTCCATGCCCGACGGCTCGTTCCGCTTCCACGGCGACGGGCAGGACTTCGGCGCGATGTGCATGCTCGGCACGTTCTCCGAGTACGCGACCATCTCGCAGCACTCGGTGGTCAAGGTCGACGACTGGCTGCCGTTGGAGACCGCGGTCCTCGTGGGCTGCGGCGTGCCCTCGGGTTGGGGCACCGCCGTCAACGCGGGCAACCTCCGCGCGGGCGACACCGCCGTCATCTACGGCATCGGCGGCCTCGGCATCAACGCCGTACAGGGCGCGGTCTCCGCGGGCTGCAAGTACGTCGTCGTCGTGGACCCGATCGAGATGAAGCGCAACGAGGCCCTCAAGTTCGGCGCCACCCACGCCTTCGCCACCGCGGAGGAGGCGCAGGAGAAGGTCACCGAACTGACCTGGGGCCAGGGCGCCGACGCCGCGCTCATTCTGGTCGGCACCGTCGACGTGCCCGTGGTGCAGGCCGCCACCGCCGTGATCGGCAAGGGCGGCAAGGTGGTCATCACCGGACTGGCCGACCCGACCAAGCTCACCGTCCAGGTGTCCGGCACCGACCTGACGCTCAATCAGAAGACGATCATGGGCACGCTGTTCGGTTCGATGAACCCGCAGTACGACATCGTCAAGCTGCTCCGCATGTACGACGCGGGCGAACTCAAGCTCGACGAACTGATCACCAAGCGATACTCGCTGGAGGACGTGAACCAGGGGTATGAGGACCTGCGGAACGGGTTGAACGTCCGTGGTGTGATCGACCACGCGGTGTAG
- a CDS encoding aldehyde dehydrogenase family protein: MTTIAPALLPAVADFVSTDRKMLIGGQWVDAASGRTFATQDPATGQVITNVAHGEAADIDRAVAAARAAYEGPWSRMKPNERERLIWRVGDILSERAEIFGQLEALDNGKSVAIATAVDVGWSADVWRYNAGLATKIKGSSITPSMPFAPDAQFHAYTRRESIGVCGQIVPWNFPILMATWKLAPALAAGNTVVLKPAEQTPLSALMLGEVFEEAGFPPGVVNIVPGFGDAGAALSAHMDVDKVAFTGSTEVGKKIVQASTGNLKKVTLELGGKSPNIVYNDADIEAAVAGSVAAWMFNHGQCCVAGTRMFVQRDIFDEFTQAVADAAAASKIGPGLDPTTELGPLVSQEQFDRVNGYIQQGLADGARALTGGKRWGDEGYFIEPTVFVDVKPEFSIVEEEIFGPVVAALPFDDEDDVARAANNSIYGLAAGIWTKDLSKAHRTAAAVQAGSVWVNQYNGFDTALPFGGFKQSGWGRELGDSAIDHYTQTKSVNIAL, translated from the coding sequence ATGACCACCATTGCTCCGGCTCTGCTCCCCGCAGTCGCCGACTTCGTCTCGACGGACCGCAAGATGCTGATCGGCGGACAGTGGGTCGACGCCGCATCGGGCCGCACGTTCGCCACCCAGGACCCGGCGACCGGTCAGGTGATCACCAACGTCGCCCACGGCGAGGCCGCCGACATCGATCGCGCCGTCGCCGCGGCCCGCGCCGCATACGAGGGCCCGTGGTCCCGGATGAAGCCGAATGAGCGCGAACGCCTCATCTGGCGAGTCGGCGACATCCTGAGCGAGCGCGCCGAGATCTTCGGACAGCTCGAAGCTCTCGACAACGGCAAGTCCGTGGCCATCGCGACCGCCGTCGACGTCGGCTGGTCCGCGGACGTGTGGCGGTACAACGCGGGGCTGGCGACCAAGATCAAGGGCTCGTCGATCACCCCGTCGATGCCGTTCGCACCGGACGCGCAGTTCCACGCGTACACCCGCCGCGAGTCGATCGGCGTGTGCGGCCAGATCGTTCCGTGGAACTTCCCGATCCTGATGGCCACGTGGAAGCTCGCACCGGCGTTGGCCGCGGGCAACACGGTCGTCCTCAAGCCGGCCGAGCAGACTCCGTTGAGCGCCCTGATGCTCGGCGAGGTCTTCGAAGAAGCCGGCTTCCCGCCCGGTGTGGTGAACATCGTTCCGGGCTTCGGTGACGCGGGTGCCGCTCTGTCGGCGCACATGGACGTCGACAAGGTCGCGTTCACCGGGTCCACCGAGGTCGGCAAGAAGATCGTGCAGGCATCGACCGGCAACTTGAAGAAGGTCACCCTCGAACTCGGCGGCAAGAGCCCCAACATCGTCTACAACGACGCCGACATCGAAGCCGCGGTCGCCGGTTCGGTGGCCGCGTGGATGTTCAACCACGGCCAGTGCTGTGTGGCCGGTACCCGGATGTTCGTCCAGCGCGACATCTTCGACGAGTTCACCCAGGCCGTCGCCGACGCCGCCGCCGCGTCGAAGATCGGGCCGGGACTCGACCCGACCACCGAGCTCGGACCCCTCGTCTCGCAGGAGCAGTTCGATCGCGTCAACGGCTACATCCAGCAGGGTCTGGCCGACGGCGCCCGCGCACTGACCGGCGGCAAGAGGTGGGGCGACGAGGGCTACTTCATCGAGCCGACGGTGTTCGTCGACGTCAAGCCCGAGTTCTCGATCGTCGAGGAGGAGATCTTCGGCCCCGTCGTCGCCGCGCTGCCGTTCGACGACGAGGACGACGTCGCGCGCGCCGCGAACAACTCCATCTACGGTCTGGCCGCGGGCATCTGGACCAAGGACCTCTCCAAGGCGCACCGCACCGCGGCCGCCGTCCAAGCCGGATCGGTGTGGGTCAACCAGTACAACGGGTTCGACACCGCCCTGCCGTTCGGTGGGTTCAAGCAGTCCGGCTGGGGCCGCGAACTCGGCGACTCCGCCATCGACCACTACACCCAGACCAAGTCCGTCAACATCGCGCTCTGA
- a CDS encoding helix-turn-helix domain-containing protein has product MTTRLPHRDVIAASWRRVASSGLQHDDRPTPVLSDIASSDPLLDAARPVLARAAETLNGTETALLLVDSDSRMVARVSADATLERRLEEAGAVDGAAFGENSMGTTALGTTAEVRGDVVINSAEHYLEQFRSLSCFGRPIVHPATRRLAGIICMTEVAERINPLSVPLIRGLVDDIADRLLSRSHAEHRAVVAAFEHASARRDVAVAAVGDDLQLTNALAAQVLAPGDFGTLRLLVEERRAPSTITLVSGVTADILVDHVPGVRHAAVFRLRPRQDAPPSTSLTSPTSTATTVAICGESGTGRTAHAATITGPDDAVVIDVAATILDGSPVDVAAVLRGSRLSGRGVVIDGADLLDERALRLLHAAVAVRGATDPPIVVVTGPADSLSSPVAALAACCRRRITLQPLRQRTTELASIGQEVLQRIDSRLELHSDAADALVCQEWPGNLTELTIVLGRAAESAMHRGSRAVGVVDLPEEYRGSTRASKLMGMEQAERQAILEALEHADGNKSHAAKSLGISRTTLYARIRALGI; this is encoded by the coding sequence GTGACCACCCGACTGCCTCACCGCGACGTGATCGCCGCATCGTGGCGGCGCGTGGCGTCGTCGGGGCTGCAGCACGACGACCGCCCGACGCCCGTGCTCTCCGACATCGCATCGTCCGATCCCCTCCTGGATGCGGCGCGTCCGGTGCTGGCGCGAGCCGCCGAGACGTTGAACGGCACCGAGACCGCACTGCTCCTGGTGGACAGCGACAGCCGGATGGTGGCGCGGGTGTCGGCGGACGCGACACTCGAACGCCGGCTCGAGGAGGCGGGCGCCGTCGACGGCGCCGCATTCGGTGAGAACTCGATGGGCACCACCGCACTCGGGACCACCGCCGAGGTACGCGGCGACGTCGTGATCAACAGCGCCGAGCACTATCTGGAGCAGTTCCGCTCGCTGAGCTGCTTCGGCCGGCCGATCGTCCACCCGGCGACTCGCCGCCTCGCTGGCATCATCTGCATGACCGAGGTCGCCGAACGGATCAACCCGCTGTCGGTCCCGTTGATCCGCGGACTCGTCGACGACATCGCCGACCGTCTGCTGAGCCGCTCGCACGCCGAACACCGCGCGGTGGTCGCCGCCTTCGAGCACGCGTCGGCGCGCCGGGACGTCGCCGTCGCCGCGGTGGGCGACGATCTGCAGCTCACCAACGCCCTCGCCGCGCAGGTGCTGGCCCCCGGCGACTTCGGGACGCTGCGGCTGCTGGTCGAGGAGCGGCGGGCACCGTCGACGATCACTCTCGTGTCCGGGGTGACCGCCGACATCCTGGTCGATCACGTGCCGGGCGTCCGGCACGCCGCGGTGTTCCGACTGAGGCCGCGGCAGGACGCCCCGCCGAGCACCTCGCTGACGTCCCCGACCTCCACCGCGACGACCGTCGCGATCTGCGGCGAGTCCGGGACCGGACGCACCGCACACGCCGCGACGATCACGGGACCCGACGACGCGGTCGTCATCGACGTCGCCGCCACGATCCTGGACGGTTCACCCGTCGACGTCGCCGCGGTCCTGCGCGGATCCCGGCTGTCCGGACGCGGCGTGGTGATCGACGGCGCCGACCTCCTCGACGAACGCGCGCTCCGCCTGCTGCACGCCGCCGTCGCCGTACGCGGCGCCACCGATCCGCCGATCGTCGTGGTGACCGGCCCGGCCGACTCGTTGTCGAGCCCCGTCGCCGCGCTCGCCGCCTGCTGTCGACGTCGGATCACCCTGCAACCACTGCGGCAGCGCACCACCGAGCTCGCGTCGATCGGCCAGGAAGTGCTGCAGCGCATCGACTCTCGTCTCGAGCTGCATTCCGACGCCGCCGATGCGCTGGTGTGTCAGGAATGGCCGGGCAACCTCACCGAACTCACGATCGTGCTCGGCCGGGCGGCCGAGTCGGCCATGCACCGCGGGTCCCGGGCGGTCGGCGTCGTCGATCTGCCCGAGGAGTATCGAGGCTCGACGCGCGCATCGAAGCTGATGGGCATGGAGCAGGCCGAACGGCAGGCGATCCTGGAGGCGCTCGAACACGCCGACGGCAACAAGTCGCACGCGGCGAAGTCGCTCGGCATCAGCCGCACGACGCTGTACGCGCGGATCCGGGCGCTCGGCATCTGA
- a CDS encoding exodeoxyribonuclease III yields the protein MRVATWNVNSVRQRVPRLLPWLDEREPDVVCLQETKVSDEVFAAELGDELASRGYEFAHAGQGQWNGVALLSRVGLDDVRIAFPGAPGFPDADGVPEGRAISAVCDGVRVHSLYVPNGREVGADHYHYKLAWLEALRTSVVDEADATMLCGDFNIIPTDQDCFDPAAFVGHTHVTEPERNALAALEALGLRDTMRAQWPNERVFSYWDYRAGMFHKDLGMRIDLILAGGPVADRVCASWVDRKARKGTKPSDHAPVFVDLDTAPDGNVGPVVPPPSRPAEVAAGSVKLPHTVAD from the coding sequence ATGCGTGTAGCGACCTGGAACGTCAACTCGGTGAGACAGCGTGTGCCCCGCCTCCTGCCGTGGCTCGACGAGCGTGAGCCCGACGTGGTGTGCCTGCAGGAGACCAAGGTGTCCGACGAGGTGTTCGCGGCCGAACTCGGCGACGAACTCGCGTCGCGCGGATACGAGTTCGCGCACGCGGGACAGGGACAGTGGAACGGCGTCGCGCTGCTCAGTCGAGTGGGGCTCGACGACGTCCGCATCGCATTCCCCGGTGCTCCCGGGTTCCCGGACGCCGACGGCGTCCCCGAGGGGCGCGCGATCTCCGCGGTCTGCGACGGCGTGCGTGTCCACTCGCTGTACGTGCCGAACGGCCGCGAGGTCGGGGCCGATCACTACCACTACAAGCTCGCCTGGCTCGAGGCGCTGCGCACATCGGTCGTCGACGAGGCCGATGCGACGATGCTCTGCGGCGACTTCAACATCATCCCGACCGATCAGGACTGCTTCGATCCGGCCGCGTTCGTCGGACACACGCACGTCACCGAGCCCGAGCGGAACGCGCTCGCCGCGCTCGAAGCTCTCGGCCTGCGGGACACCATGCGGGCGCAGTGGCCGAACGAACGCGTCTTCTCGTACTGGGACTACCGTGCGGGGATGTTCCACAAGGACCTCGGCATGCGAATCGATCTGATCCTCGCCGGCGGACCGGTGGCCGACCGCGTATGTGCGTCGTGGGTGGACCGCAAGGCGCGCAAGGGAACCAAGCCGAGCGATCACGCGCCGGTCTTCGTCGATCTCGACACCGCACCCGACGGGAACGTCGGCCCGGTGGTCCCGCCGCCGTCGCGGCCGGCCGAGGTCGCGGCCGGATCGGTGAAGCTGCCGCACACCGTCGCCGACTGA